One stretch of Euphorbia lathyris chromosome 7, ddEupLath1.1, whole genome shotgun sequence DNA includes these proteins:
- the LOC136234977 gene encoding putative receptor protein kinase ZmPK1 yields the protein MDTQFFLILILSLFVSYSASDSAMQGGSHLSVENPADILTSPTGLFSAGFYPVGDNAYSFSIWFSRPSCNNNCTLVWMANRDFPVNGKRSKLILLVTGNLILTDAGKSTAWTTNTVSHSPAELRLHDNGNLVLINTESVVVWQSFDFPTDTLLPSQLFTRYLQLVSSRSSSNFSSGFYKLFFDDDNLIRLLYDGPDVSSLYWPDPWLQPWQGGRFPYNSSRIALFDSLGSFNSSDHLNFLSTDYGETLQRRLTLDSDGNLRLYSREMKNRAAAWVVSWQAKSRLCQIHGICGGNSICSFDPVSAGNKCSCLPGYRQKKTGDWSYGCEPELDILCDEDDTDVTFIKLKDIEFYGNDDGFYPNVTLERCQKICLESCNCKAFQYRYLGVNHIPYCYPKMLLINGNYDPSFGADSYLKVFKTIKKIVSGIGDNCPAETFVPLNRSYQKSSESGTSRAILWLVIAFGGLEIIAILVVYSFLFKPHKDSNEATRTYSLAANTFRRFSYSELKKATKNFKEEIGRGAGGTVYKGTLADDRVVAIKQLNIANQGEAEFLAEVSTIGKLNHINLIEMYGYCAEGKHRLLVYEYMEHGSLMENLSSKTLDWKKRFEIAVGTARGLAYLHEECLEWILHCDVKPQNILLDSKYQPKVSDFGLSKLLSRYDLNNNSTFSRIRGTRGYMAPEWVSNSPITSKVDVYSYGIVVLEMVTGKSAATGSQGESGGNTTEQKSLVEMVREKKKGGEKGKGISWMGEMIDPMLEGEYEEAEMEILIKLTLQCVEEDKDSRPSMSNILEMLLRVHQNDH from the coding sequence ATGGATACCCAGTTTTTCTTAATTCTAATTTTATCTCTTTTTGTTTCCTATTCTGCATCTGATTCTGCAATGCAAGGAGGCTCACATCTCTCTGTGGAAAATCCAGCAGACATCCTCACTTCACCTACTGGACTTTTCTCCGCCGGCTTTTACCCTGTCGGAGATAATGCTTATTCCTTTAGTATATGGTTCAGCAGACCATCTTGCAATAACAACTGTACTCTTGTTTGGATGGCAAACCGCGATTTTCCAGTCAACGGAAAACGCTCCAAACTCATACTACTAGTCACCGGGAATCTTATTTTAACAGATGCTGGCAAATCGACAGCGTGGACCACCAACACCGTTTCACACTCTCCGGCAGAGCTACGCCTTCATGATAACGGTAATCTTGTTCTGATTAACACAGAGAGTGTTGTTGTTTGGCAAAGCTTTGATTTTCCGACAGATACTCTTCTTCCGTCGCAACTTTTCACCAGATATTTGCAACTGGTCTCATCAAGAAGCAGCAGTAACTTTTCTTCAGGTTTTTACAAGCTGTTTTTCGACGACGACAATCTTATTCGTCTTCTTTATGATGGTCCGGATGTTTCAAGCCTTTATTGGCCAGACCCTTGGCTTCAACCCTGGCAAGGTGGGAGGTTTCCCTACAACAGCTCTAGGATTGCCTTATTTGATTCCTTGGGTAGTTTTAATTCATCGGATCATTTGAATTTTCTATCTACGGATTATGGAGAAACGCTCCAGAGAAGACTAACACTTGATTCTGATGGTAATCTTCGATTGTATAGCCGGGAAATGAAGAATCGAGCGGCAGCTTGGGTTGTTTCGTGGCAAGCCAAATCGAGGTTGTGTCAAATTCATGGAATTTGTGGTGGCAACAGTATTTGCAGCTTTGATCCAGTTTCTGCCGGTAATAAATGTAGTTGTCTTCCAGGATATAGGCAAAAGAAAACTGGTGATTGGTCTTATGGTTGTGAACCTGAATTGGATATCTTGTGTGACGAAGATGATACAGATGTGacctttattaaattaaaagacaTTGAATTTTATGGGAATGATGACGGATTCTATCCAAATGTAACTTTAGAAAGGTGTCAGAAAATATGCTTGGAAAGCTGCAATTGCAAGGCTTTTCAGTACAGGTACCTTGGTGTTAATCATATTCCTTATTGCTATCCTAAGATGCTACTGATAAATGGAAATTATGATCCGAGTTTCGGCGCAGACTCGTACCTGAAAGTTTTCAAGACCATTAAGAAGATAGTTTCAGGAATTGGGGATAATTGCCCTGCTGAAACATTTGTGCCTCTTAACAGATCTTACCAAAAAAGCAGTGAAAGTGGCACTTCACGAGCCATACTTTGGTTAGTTATTGCATTTGGTGGACTTGAGATTATTGCTATCCTTGTGGTCTATTCTTTTCTGTTCAAACCTCACAAGGACTCCAATGAAGCAACTCGAACCTATAGTCTTGCAGCAAATACGTTCAGAAGATTCAGTTATTCGGAGCTTAAAAAGGCGACGAAAAACTTCAAGGAGGAAATCGGAAGAGGAGCAGGGGGTACTGTATACAAGGGAACCCTGGCGGATGACCGAGTTGTAGCAATCAAACAACTTAACATAGCAAACCAAGGAGAAGCAGAATTCTTAGCAGAAGTAAGCACAATCGGGAAACTTAATCACATTAATTTGATAGAGATGTACGGATACTGCGCAGAAGGGAAGCACAGGCTTCTGGTATACGAGTACATGGAGCATGGTTCGCTGATGGAAAATCTATCTTCGAAAACACTTGATTGGAAGAAGAGGTTTGAAATTGCAGTCGGGACAGCAAGAGGACTTGCTTATCTACATGAAGAATGCTTGGAATGGATTCTACATTGTGATGTAAAGCCTCAAAATATACTATTGGATTCCAAGTACCAGCCAAAAGTATCAGATTTCGGGTTATCCAAGCTACTCAGCAGATATGATCTCAACAATAACTCAACCTTTTCTAGGATAAGGGGAACCAGAGGCTACATGGCTCCTGAATGGGTTTCTAATTCGCCGATTACGTCAAAAGTGGATGTTTACAGTTACGGAATTGTTGTACTGGAGATGGTGACCGGAAAGAGTGCAGCCACGGGAAGTCAGGGTGAGAGCGGTGGGAACACTACAGAGCAGAAAAGTTTGGTGGAAATGGTAAGGGAGAAGAAAAAGGGAGGGGAAAAAGGGAAGGGAATATCATGGATGGGGGAAATGATAGATCCGATGTTGGAAGGAGAATATGAGGAAGCTGAGATGGAAATTCTGATAAAATTGACTCTGCAATGTGTGGAGGAAGACAAAGATTCAAGGCCTTCCATGAGCAACATTCTGGAGATGCTCCTCCGAGTTCATCAAAATGATCATTAG
- the LOC136201491 gene encoding histone H4-like isoform X1 yields the protein MSSRGKGGKGLGKGGAKRHRKVLRDNIQGITKPAIRRLARRGGVKRISGLIYEETRGVLKIFLENVIRDAVTYTEHARRKKVTAMDVVYALKRQGRTLYGFGG from the coding sequence ATGTCAAGCCGTGGAAAGGGAGGAAAGGGGCTGGGCAAGGGAGGAGCAAAGCGTCACAGGAAGGTTCTCCGGGATAATATCCAGGGAATTACAAAGCCTGCTATTCGGCGTCTTGCTCGTAGAGGCGGAGTCAAGAGAATCAGCGGCTTGATCTATGAGGAAACTCGTGGAGTCCTCAAGATCTTTTTGGAGAATGTCATTCGTGATGCTGTCACCTATACGGAGCACGCCAGGAGGAAGAAGGTCACTGCCATGGATGTGGTTTATGCGTTGAAGAGGCAAGGAAGAACTCTCTATGGATTTGGAGGTTAA
- the LOC136201491 gene encoding histone H4-like isoform X2, translating to MSSRGKGGKGLGKGGPAIRRLARRGGVKRISGLIYEETRGVLKIFLENVIRDAVTYTEHARRKKVTAMDVVYALKRQGRTLYGFGG from the exons ATGTCAAGCCGTGGAAAGGGAGGAAAGGGGCTGGGCAAGGGAGGA CCTGCTATTCGGCGTCTTGCTCGTAGAGGCGGAGTCAAGAGAATCAGCGGCTTGATCTATGAGGAAACTCGTGGAGTCCTCAAGATCTTTTTGGAGAATGTCATTCGTGATGCTGTCACCTATACGGAGCACGCCAGGAGGAAGAAGGTCACTGCCATGGATGTGGTTTATGCGTTGAAGAGGCAAGGAAGAACTCTCTATGGATTTGGAGGTTAA